One genomic segment of Clostridium estertheticum subsp. estertheticum includes these proteins:
- the fusA gene encoding elongation factor G: protein MAREYALEKFRNIGIMAHIDAGKTTTTERILFYTGKTHKIGEVHDGGATMDWMVQEQERGITITSAATTCFWKGYNINIIDTPGHVDFTIEVQRALRVLDGAVAVFAAKGGVEPQSETVWRQAAKYNVPRMAYVNKMDIMGADFYRVVEMMRERLHANAVPIQLPIGKEEGFLGIIDLIRNIAEVYKDDLGTQIEEIEIPEDMKELAEEYRAAMVEAIAELDENLMMKYLDGEEISEEELKAALRKGVLNNEIVPVICGSSYKNKGVQMMIDAVIEYMPSPLDIPNVKGQDIDTAEPLERHPSDDEPMAALAFKIATDPFVGRLCFTRVYSGIMKTGTYVLNANKGKKERIARLVKMHANHREEVDELRAGELGAIIGLKNTTTGETLCDEDNPILFETMDFPDPVIHVAIEPKTKVGQEKLGMALAKLSEEDPTFKTYTDQETGQTIIGGMGELHLEIIVDRLQREFKVECNVGKPQVAYKETIRKQVKAEGKYIKQSGGRGQYGHCWIELIPTTEPYSFENATVGGSIPKEFIGPIENGIKEASKTGILAGYPVLNFKVKVVDGSYHDVDSNEMAFKVAGSMAFKNGMAKADPVLLEPIMRVEVTVPEEYMGDVMGDINSRRGRIEGMEAESGAQVIRAMVPLSEMFGYSTTLRSRTQGRGVYSMEFAAYEPVPKSIQEQVIGEK from the coding sequence GTGGCAAGAGAATATGCTTTAGAAAAATTCCGTAACATAGGTATTATGGCTCATATTGATGCTGGTAAAACAACTACTACTGAACGTATACTATTCTATACAGGAAAAACACATAAGATTGGTGAAGTTCATGATGGTGGAGCTACAATGGATTGGATGGTACAAGAACAAGAAAGAGGTATAACAATAACTTCTGCGGCTACAACTTGTTTTTGGAAAGGTTATAATATAAACATTATTGACACACCAGGGCACGTAGATTTCACAATTGAAGTTCAGAGAGCTTTAAGGGTACTTGATGGTGCAGTTGCTGTATTTGCTGCAAAAGGTGGAGTTGAACCACAATCTGAAACAGTGTGGAGACAAGCTGCTAAGTACAATGTTCCAAGAATGGCGTATGTTAATAAAATGGATATAATGGGTGCAGATTTTTATAGAGTTGTTGAGATGATGAGAGAAAGACTTCATGCTAATGCAGTTCCAATACAACTTCCAATAGGAAAAGAAGAAGGGTTCCTCGGAATTATAGATTTAATTAGAAATATTGCAGAAGTCTATAAGGACGATTTAGGAACACAAATAGAAGAAATAGAAATTCCAGAAGATATGAAAGAATTAGCAGAAGAATATAGAGCAGCTATGGTCGAAGCAATAGCCGAACTAGATGAAAATCTTATGATGAAATATCTTGATGGTGAAGAAATAAGTGAAGAAGAATTAAAAGCAGCATTAAGAAAAGGTGTACTTAACAATGAAATAGTACCCGTAATCTGTGGTTCTTCATACAAAAATAAAGGTGTCCAAATGATGATAGATGCGGTTATAGAATACATGCCATCACCACTTGACATACCCAATGTTAAAGGACAGGATATTGATACTGCCGAACCGTTGGAAAGACATCCAAGCGATGATGAACCAATGGCAGCATTAGCATTTAAAATAGCCACAGACCCATTTGTTGGTAGACTTTGTTTTACAAGAGTTTACTCAGGCATAATGAAAACTGGTACATACGTTTTAAATGCTAACAAGGGTAAAAAAGAGAGAATTGCTAGACTGGTTAAAATGCATGCTAATCACAGAGAAGAAGTTGATGAATTACGTGCAGGAGAATTAGGTGCAATAATTGGACTTAAAAATACAACTACTGGAGAAACTTTATGTGATGAGGATAATCCAATATTGTTTGAGACCATGGACTTTCCAGACCCAGTTATTCATGTAGCTATTGAACCGAAAACTAAAGTAGGACAAGAAAAATTGGGAATGGCTCTTGCAAAACTCTCAGAAGAAGATCCTACCTTCAAAACTTATACAGATCAAGAAACTGGTCAAACAATAATTGGTGGTATGGGCGAGCTTCATCTGGAGATTATTGTTGATAGACTTCAAAGAGAATTTAAAGTTGAGTGTAATGTAGGTAAGCCACAAGTTGCTTACAAAGAAACAATACGTAAGCAAGTTAAAGCAGAAGGTAAATACATTAAACAATCAGGTGGACGTGGACAATACGGTCACTGTTGGATAGAGTTAATACCAACTACTGAACCTTACTCGTTTGAAAATGCTACTGTTGGTGGATCTATTCCAAAAGAATTTATAGGACCAATAGAAAATGGAATTAAAGAAGCATCAAAAACTGGTATTCTTGCTGGATACCCAGTTCTTAACTTTAAAGTTAAAGTAGTTGATGGTTCATACCATGATGTTGACTCAAATGAAATGGCATTTAAGGTTGCTGGTTCTATGGCTTTCAAAAATGGTATGGCAAAAGCAGATCCAGTATTGCTTGAACCAATAATGAGAGTTGAAGTAACAGTGCCAGAGGAATACATGGGCGACGTTATGGGAGATATTAATTCAAGAAGAGGTAGAATTGAAGGAATGGAAGCTGAATCAGGCGCTCAAGTAATAAGAGCAATGGTTCCATTATCTGAAATGTTTGGATATTCTACAACACTTAGATCAAGAACTCAAGGTAGAGGAGTATACAGTATGGAATTTGCTGCATACGAACCAGTTCCAAAGAGCATTCAAGAACAAGTTATAGGCGAAAAATAA